The genomic DNA ATGGCCCGCGATCTGCCTCCGGACTATGTGGCCGAGGAGTTGTCGCAGGCGGTGGACTGGATCGTCGCCCATGCGACGCACAGGCCCGCCGCCGACCTGCAGCGCTGATCATCTCTGGTGGCCGAATGACCGATCCCGTACGCCGACTCCTGTTGATCAAACCGAGTTCGCTGGGCGACATCGTCCATGCGATGCCGACCCTGGCGGCGTTGCGCGAGCAGTTTCCCCAAGCCCGTGTCACCTGGCTGGTGAAGCGACAATGGGCGCCGCTGGTGGAAGTCATTGCCGGGGTCGACCAGGTCTGTTCGGTATCGGAAGGACTCAGGGGCTGGTTGGGGCGGGTGCCCGATCTCCGGGCGGCCGGCTTCGATCTGGTCGTCGATCTTCAAGGACTCTTCCGGAGCGGGGCGATGGCTCGGTTGAGCGGTTGCGACCGTCGGATCGGGTTTGCCAATGCGCGGGAGGGCAGCTCTCTGTTCTATACCCAGCGGGTGGCGGTTCCTCCCGCGCCCATGCACGCGGTCGATCGCTACCTGCTCGTCGCCGAGGCGCTAGGCGCGACACGACCCACGCAGCCGCGGTTCGAATTCGTCGATCGATCGGAAGACCGACAGGCCGTGGAGACCATGTTGTCCCGGGCCGGAGTTGCCCCTCATCAACCCTGGGTTGCCATGAACGTGTCCGCGCGTTGGGAGACCAAGCGCTGGCCGCCGCAACATTTTGCTGAGGCAGCAGACCGGCTTTCTCAGGCGCATGCGCTGCCTGTGGTCCTGATCGGCGGGCCGGCCGAGCGGGCGGAGTCGCTCGCGGTGACGGCGCTCATGCGTACGAAAGCGATTGATCTGACAGGACAGACCCCTGTAGGCTTGCTCCCCGGTTTACTCCGTCGCGCGTCCTTGTTGGTGACGAACGATTCCGGGCCTATGCACATCGCTGCGGCGGTGGGGACGCCGGTGGTGGCCCTGTTCGGCCCGACGGATCCGGTCAAAACCGGGCCCTATGGCAAGGGCCATGTGGTCCTGTCGCATGCAGTGGAATGCAGACCCTGTTTTCGCCGTGACTGTGCCCGTGCCGTGCCCCTCGAATGTCTGACCGCCGTGCGACCGGAACAGGTCGTTCGTGCCGTCGAACAACAACTTGAGCGATCACAGAAACCAGGATCATTGTGAACATCATCATTGCGGAATCCAGCACGGCGGTCGGCGGACAGGAACTGGCTGTTCTGCTGCACGCGGAGCGCCTGTTGAAGCGCGGCCATCGCATTCGATTGGTCCTGGAGCCGCGCAGCCCGATCATGGCCATGGCCAGGGAACGAGGGCTTCCGGTCGAACCCTTTGTCATGCGGCAATGGCGGCTGCCGCTGTCGATTCTGGCTTTCCGCGCGTTGCTCAAGCGGGAGCGTCCCGAGATCGTCCACGTCAACAGTTCACGCGATAGCTGGATCGCGGCGCTGTCGTCGCGCCTGCTCGATCCGCGCCCCAAAGTCATTCGCACGCGGCATATTTCGGCGCCGCTCAATAACAACGCCACCACGCATTGGCTGTATCGTCGTCTCTTCGACATGGTCATCGTGACTGGGAGCGAACGGAATCGGCAGGACCTCATCCATCGGGACGGATTGGCGCCGGACCGTGTCGCTTCGTTTCCCATCGGCTTGGATGTGGAGCACTTTTCGCCGGCCAAGCCTCAGCACGATATCCGGTCCGAGCTGGGGATTCCCACCGGGCATCTGCTGGTCGGGATGATTTCCTATCTGCGGGACTATAAAGGCCACCGGTATCTTGTAGAGGCGGCCGCCAAGGTGCTGAAGCAACGCCAGGGAGTGGCCTTTCTCATCGTGGGTGAAGGGCCGGAAGAGCAGAACATCCGCGCGCAAATCGAACGCCTCGGCTTGACCGCCGGCGTGCGCATGTTGGGATTCCGAGATGACCTCCTGGATGTGTTCCGGTCGTTGAATCTCTTTGTGATTCCCACGGTCGAAGGCGATACCATTCCTCAGGTGTTGATGCAGGCCCTGGCGATCGGACTCCCGGTTGTCTCGACGACCACCGGATCGATTCCCGATGTGCTGGCCGACGGGGAGTCGGGGTTCATCGTCCCGCCGCGGGATGCCGATGCGTTGGCCGATCGGATCGGTCGCCTGCTGGTCGATCCCGAGCTTCGCGCCGCGATGGGGCGACGGGGCCGTCAGACGGTGGAGCAGTCCTATTCGATCGACCGGATGGTGGATGAGCTGGAGCGTGTCTATCGACGGGTGATCGCATCATGATGCAACGATGGGCGGAAGCCCGCGCCTCCATCCGCAAAAGCGTGCTGTTCTGGTGGATTCTCTTCGTCGTGATGCAAATGGCGGAGCGGGTGTTTCTGTTGCGCGACGCGTTTGAGCAGGAAGCTCCCAGCCTGCCGCTGCTGCTCAAGACCCTTGTCGTCGGCGTGCGGGGGGATTTCATTACCGCCACCTTTGCGTTGGTACTGGCCGGGGTCGGGGCAGGGGCATGGGCCCTGCGGGGGCATGGCTGGAGCGGATTGAGACGTCTGACCCAGCCCTTCCTCCTGTCGTTTCGATCTGGGCTGCACGTGGGGTCTGTGCTGACCGGCTTGTTGTTGTTTGTCCTGCTGTGTGTGGACATGGGGTACTACGGGTTCAACCGGCAGCATATGGACTTCGTGTTTCTCGAATATGTCGGCGACCTCTTTGCGCCTGCGGCGACATCGGACAGCACCAATGTGCAGGCGATGCAGCAAACCAGCGCAGAGTTAGGCGCGGCAGGTAAATGGGCGGGAAGGCTGGCGCTCTTTCTGGGCATCCAGGCTGTGGCCATGGGGCTGTGGTGGTGGAGTTTTTCCTGCGCCATTGTGCCGGCGTTGGCTCGCTGGCGGCCGGGCTCGGGGTTTCAGGCGAACACGTTCCTCCTTGTTGCGCTGGTGGCGGGCGGCGCCGGGTTCCATCATTCCGGCCCCTACGGGATTCGGATCGCGCCGATCGGAAGCATGGTCTATTACACGCTGGCGCAGAATCCCGTCCTCTTTGCGGCTGAAGCCCTGCGAATCGCGGTGGTATCGCGAGGGTCGATGGAGCAACGGGCAAGTGCCGAGGCGATGCCCTATGAGGTCGCCGTTCAGACCGTGCAGCGATTGCTCGGCCCGGGTGAAGCATTTGTGGATCAGCGGTATCCCCTGGTCAGAACCATGGCCGCCTCTTCTGATAGTGTTCGGTTACCCGGGCAGGCGAACATCCTGTTGGTATTTCTCGAAGGGCTGGATCGCCGGTATCTCGAGCAGAAGTACGGCGAGATTCAGGGGACACCTTTTTTGGATCGCCTGAAGCAGGAGAGCGTCTACTTCGAGAACTTTTTCTCCAACGGCGTTCAAACGTCACGGGGGCTGTTTGCGACCCTCTGCAGCGCCTTTCCGCGGCAAGGGGCCGCCGCAATGAAAACGCGCTATGCCCACGATTACCTCTGTCTGCCGTCTTTGTTACAGCGTCAGGGCTACCGAACGGAGATGGTGATCGGGCAGCATCGGGACTTGAACCGGCTTCAGTCGTTCGTGGCGCGCAATGGTTTGCAGCAGCTGATCGACGAGGGAGATTTTCCCAAGGATGCGGAGCGGATGGGCCTCGGCATCGTGGACGGCGCCCTGTTCGATCTCTGTTACGAACGCATCAAGCAACGCCAGGCGGAGGACAAACCGTTTTTTCTGACGACCCTCACGTTGTCGACCCATCATCCCTTCGCGGCCCCGCAGAACCATCCCGACGTGCGTCTGCTGCAGGAGCAGGTGCAAGACAAGTATGTCGGCGCTCTGCGATATACGGATCTCGAATTCGAGCGGGTGTTTACCAGACTCGTTCGCGAGGGACTCTTGCGGAATACGGTTGTCGTCGTCCTGGGTGACCATGGCCGGCACGAACCGGTCGGGAGCACAGATATGGAGCGAAAGGCGGGTCATTTTGCATCGCCGCTGTTTATCTGGATGGACGAGTCGTTGCGCACTCCGGCCACCTATCGCCCGCGGACCGTGTCGGCCATTGCCAGCCAGGTCGATGTGGCTCCGA from Nitrospira sp. ND1 includes the following:
- a CDS encoding glycosyltransferase family 4 protein, whose product is MNIIIAESSTAVGGQELAVLLHAERLLKRGHRIRLVLEPRSPIMAMARERGLPVEPFVMRQWRLPLSILAFRALLKRERPEIVHVNSSRDSWIAALSSRLLDPRPKVIRTRHISAPLNNNATTHWLYRRLFDMVIVTGSERNRQDLIHRDGLAPDRVASFPIGLDVEHFSPAKPQHDIRSELGIPTGHLLVGMISYLRDYKGHRYLVEAAAKVLKQRQGVAFLIVGEGPEEQNIRAQIERLGLTAGVRMLGFRDDLLDVFRSLNLFVIPTVEGDTIPQVLMQALAIGLPVVSTTTGSIPDVLADGESGFIVPPRDADALADRIGRLLVDPELRAAMGRRGRQTVEQSYSIDRMVDELERVYRRVIAS
- a CDS encoding glycosyltransferase family 9 protein; the encoded protein is MTDPVRRLLLIKPSSLGDIVHAMPTLAALREQFPQARVTWLVKRQWAPLVEVIAGVDQVCSVSEGLRGWLGRVPDLRAAGFDLVVDLQGLFRSGAMARLSGCDRRIGFANAREGSSLFYTQRVAVPPAPMHAVDRYLLVAEALGATRPTQPRFEFVDRSEDRQAVETMLSRAGVAPHQPWVAMNVSARWETKRWPPQHFAEAADRLSQAHALPVVLIGGPAERAESLAVTALMRTKAIDLTGQTPVGLLPGLLRRASLLVTNDSGPMHIAAAVGTPVVALFGPTDPVKTGPYGKGHVVLSHAVECRPCFRRDCARAVPLECLTAVRPEQVVRAVEQQLERSQKPGSL
- a CDS encoding LTA synthase family protein, which encodes MMQRWAEARASIRKSVLFWWILFVVMQMAERVFLLRDAFEQEAPSLPLLLKTLVVGVRGDFITATFALVLAGVGAGAWALRGHGWSGLRRLTQPFLLSFRSGLHVGSVLTGLLLFVLLCVDMGYYGFNRQHMDFVFLEYVGDLFAPAATSDSTNVQAMQQTSAELGAAGKWAGRLALFLGIQAVAMGLWWWSFSCAIVPALARWRPGSGFQANTFLLVALVAGGAGFHHSGPYGIRIAPIGSMVYYTLAQNPVLFAAEALRIAVVSRGSMEQRASAEAMPYEVAVQTVQRLLGPGEAFVDQRYPLVRTMAASSDSVRLPGQANILLVFLEGLDRRYLEQKYGEIQGTPFLDRLKQESVYFENFFSNGVQTSRGLFATLCSAFPRQGAAAMKTRYAHDYLCLPSLLQRQGYRTEMVIGQHRDLNRLQSFVARNGLQQLIDEGDFPKDAERMGLGIVDGALFDLCYERIKQRQAEDKPFFLTTLTLSTHHPFAAPQNHPDVRLLQEQVQDKYVGALRYTDLEFERVFTRLVREGLLRNTVVVVLGDHGRHEPVGSTDMERKAGHFASPLFIWMDESLRTPATYRPRTVSAIASQVDVAPTLLALNGILPAVGAFAGHDLTCLLVRDCLPNQVAYLTSVYDNLVGLASPDGLLLYSFSTESFQEATLNFDAVSDSESGRRRRFATHDRELMALYEVANVALDSNRLWSWREFGTRL